From Neomonachus schauinslandi chromosome 12, ASM220157v2, whole genome shotgun sequence, the proteins below share one genomic window:
- the STMP1 gene encoding short transmembrane mitochondrial protein 1, with protein sequence MAQNLVSSVTLPVLFFQLGFTFGNVVGMYLAQNYDIPNLAKKLEEIKKDLDAKKKPPSS encoded by the exons ATGGCACAGAACTTGGTATCCAGTGTAACTCTTCCTGTTCTATTCTTTCAGCTTGGATTTACTTTTGGCAACGTGGTTGGAATGTATCTGGCTCAGAACTATGAC atacCAAACCTGGctaaaaaactagaagaaattaaaaaggacttGGATGCTAAGAAGAAACCCCCTAGTTCATGA